A single region of the Mannheimia bovis genome encodes:
- a CDS encoding glutathione S-transferase family protein — MKLYGLVGACSFVPHVALEWVKLHANQDYEFQAVSREFIKSPEYLALNPRGAVPLLVDGDLVLSQNQAIVHYLDEIYPDAKLFGSKTARDKAKAARWLAYFNADVHKSFVPLFRLPSYAEGNEELIKTIRQQAAEQVLEQLTVANEHLESHIFFGESISVADVYLYIMLNWCRRLGLDFSHLPQLSAFMQRVEADKGVDNVREQEGLKG; from the coding sequence ATGAAATTATATGGTTTAGTTGGTGCTTGTTCATTCGTGCCACACGTTGCATTAGAATGGGTGAAATTGCACGCCAATCAAGATTACGAATTTCAAGCGGTTAGCCGTGAATTTATCAAATCGCCTGAATATTTAGCTCTCAACCCACGTGGTGCTGTGCCACTATTGGTTGATGGCGATTTAGTGCTTTCACAAAACCAAGCGATTGTGCACTATTTAGATGAAATTTATCCCGATGCAAAACTTTTTGGCAGTAAAACTGCTCGTGATAAAGCAAAAGCGGCTCGCTGGTTAGCTTATTTTAATGCTGATGTACATAAATCATTCGTGCCTCTTTTCCGTCTACCAAGCTATGCCGAAGGCAATGAGGAATTAATTAAAACCATTCGCCAACAAGCTGCAGAACAAGTTCTGGAGCAACTTACGGTGGCAAATGAACATTTAGAGAGCCACATTTTCTTTGGCGAGAGCATTTCGGTTGCGGATGTTTACCTCTACATTATGTTGAATTGGTGTCGCCGTTTAGGCTTAGATTTCTCTCATCTTCCACAACTTTCTGCCTTTATGCAGCGTGTTGAAGCAGATAAGGGTGTGGATAACGTGCGTGAGCAAGAAGGCTTAAAAGGCTAA